ATTATACTTTTCTATCACTTGCCCGAAATTAAGCTGATTTTGCGCCGAAGTAGCCGCCACATCCAAAGCCAAAGGAAACTTACTTAAACTTGTTAAAAGGTCAAAAATATTCTCGTTAGAAAAGCCCACCGGACTAAACGCTCCTTCCAAACCCACCTCCACTTCAAGATTCTTTGAAAGAAGCGTTTTTCTTGCCATATCGTACACATTATCCCCCTCTTCCACAGAGTCAACAACTATCATAAACTCTTGTATAGATATGTCGCCTGCCCCATGCTTGCCCCCCTCAAATATAAGCATCATAATTTTTGGGCGGACACTTTCTCCAACATCCCCGTAACAATCTGCTATATATTTATGCAAAGGAATTTTTTTGGCTAAACTGCAAGCGCGGGCAAACGAATGCGAAACAGATAAAATAGTGTTTGCTCCCAAATTACTTTTTTCTGCCGTTCCGTCCATTTCTAAAAGAAACTTGTCCAACTTTTCCTGCATATAGAACTCTCTTCCCACAAGTTTTGGCTTTATATCTTTAATTTTTTGCAAAGCAAGGGGAACAGGCAAAACTTTCGCTTCAAAACTTCCAACCGAAGTTCCCCCGGGAACACTGGCAGAAGCCGTAACTTCATCCAACACAAGTGTGGTTTCTATGGTCCATTCCGATTTGGAGTTGAGTATTTTTCTTGATGATATGTTTTTAATAATAGGCATAGACGATTTACTTCGGTTTGTGAACTTTTTCGTACTCGGCTTCGTAAATAAATTTTCTAGTAATTTCTATAGCATCGGGACTTACTGAAATGGATGTTATGCCCCAACTCACCAAATCTTTAACTAAATCCGGATACACCGAAGGCGCTTGGCCACAAATAGAAACGGTTATACCTAGTTTTTTAGCTTTTCTCACAGTCCGTTCAATTGCCCAAAGAACAGACGGGTTCATTTCTGTTTTATCTAGAGACGCTACCTTTTCGTTGTCTCTGTCCACGCCCAAAATCAGCATAGACAAATCGTTGGAACCTATGGAAACTCCGTCAATCCCCGCTTTAACAAACTCTTCTAGCAAAATAACATTGGAGGGGATTTCCACCATCATCCAAAGCTTAAAATTATGGCTTCGCCGCAACCCAGAGGCAGAAATAATTTTTTTAACTTCAATAAGCTCTTCTACAGTCCTCACAAATGGGAGCATTAAATGCAAATTTTTGAACCCCGCTTTATCGCGAACTTTTTTAATTGCCGAAAGTTCCATTTCAAAAACTTCGTTGTCGCGAATATACCTGCTTACTCCTCTAAACCCAATCAACGGGTTTTCTTCCTCGTCTTCAAACTCGTAACCGCCTTTTAAGTTTCGGTACTCATTAGTTTTGAAATCAGTTGCTCTATAAATTACTGGGTTAGGAGAAAAAGCTTTGGCAAATACTTCTAAACCAGCGGACAATTTTTGGATAAACTCCTTTTTATTTTTTTCTTTGATAAATGTTCTTGGATGTTTGCCGATTTGCGCAATCATAAACTCTGCCCGCAAAAGCCCCACCCCATCAACATTTCTTTGAGACACTTTTTCGGCAAGTTCTGGTTCTGCCAAATTTACATATACTTTAGTAGCGGTTTTCATAACGCTAAATTTTTCATCCACATGAATTTTAAGAATGTTTTTGCTCTTATCCCCTTCATATACTTTGCCTCCTGAACCGTCCACAGTAATAATCTCGCCTGTTTTAAGCATTTTGGTTGCCAAACTTGTACCCACCACTGCGGGAATACCCAATTCTCTGCTAACAATAGCGGCATGAGAAGTCCGTCCTCCTTTATCGGTTACAATAGCGCAGGCTTTTTTCATAGCGGGAACATAATCCGGGTCGGTCATTTCGGTTACTAGCACATCACCTTTTTCAACTTTGTTTAATTCTCTGGGGGATTTTAAAATAACCACTTTTCCGCTAGCCGCGCCAGGGGAAGCGCTTAATCCCACCAATAAAGGCTCTTCATCCAGAACACTCAATTCGGTTATATCCGTTTTTAAAGTTAAAGTAGTAACGGGACGAGTTTGCACTATATATACCTTTCCTTTTTCAAACGCCCATTCAATGTCTTGCGGTCTTTTGTAATGTTTTTCAAGTTCTGCTCCTAATTTGGCAATTTCCACAATATATTTATCTTTAATTTTCTGCAATTTTTTATGCGCT
This region of Patescibacteria group bacterium genomic DNA includes:
- the eno gene encoding phosphopyruvate hydratase (catalyzes the formation of phosphoenolpyruvate from 2-phospho-D-glycerate in glycolysis), translated to MPIIKNISSRKILNSKSEWTIETTLVLDEVTASASVPGGTSVGSFEAKVLPVPLALQKIKDIKPKLVGREFYMQEKLDKFLLEMDGTAEKSNLGANTILSVSHSFARACSLAKKIPLHKYIADCYGDVGESVRPKIMMLIFEGGKHGAGDISIQEFMIVVDSVEEGDNVYDMARKTLLSKNLEVEVGLEGAFSPVGFSNENIFDLLTSLSKFPLALDVAATSAQNQLNFGQVIEKYNVLSIEDPFGENEWDKWIAFTKSYGNDVLIVGDDLVVTSPARIQKAIDTKACNGIIIKPNQIGTLTETLQAVKLAKDNGLKVVVSHRSGETNDSFIADLAVGVNADFVKFGSPSRGERVAKYNRLLEIF
- the ppsA gene encoding phosphoenolpyruvate synthase, producing the protein MNKSEKTILWFEEITKNDIALTGGKGANLGEMSHLDIPVPNGFVVTSNAYYKFLDASSLRQKIKTELNKLDVKDSKKLEKASKNIQTAILRAKMSSELEKEIKLFYHTLCGQADKPVAVRSSATAEDLPDASFAGQQETFLNRVGYKEVTVAVQKCWASLFEARAIFYRQEKKFDHFKVGIAVPVQLMVQSEVSGIMFTLNPVTNDRTVISVEAGYGLGQPIVSGEIIPDQYLVSKKDLAIMKKTVVSQDWQLTKAGKIKVSKAHKKLQKIKDKYIVEIAKLGAELEKHYKRPQDIEWAFEKGKVYIVQTRPVTTLTLKTDITELSVLDEEPLLVGLSASPGAASGKVVILKSPRELNKVEKGDVLVTEMTDPDYVPAMKKACAIVTDKGGRTSHAAIVSRELGIPAVVGTSLATKMLKTGEIITVDGSGGKVYEGDKSKNILKIHVDEKFSVMKTATKVYVNLAEPELAEKVSQRNVDGVGLLRAEFMIAQIGKHPRTFIKEKNKKEFIQKLSAGLEVFAKAFSPNPVIYRATDFKTNEYRNLKGGYEFEDEEENPLIGFRGVSRYIRDNEVFEMELSAIKKVRDKAGFKNLHLMLPFVRTVEELIEVKKIISASGLRRSHNFKLWMMVEIPSNVILLEEFVKAGIDGVSIGSNDLSMLILGVDRDNEKVASLDKTEMNPSVLWAIERTVRKAKKLGITVSICGQAPSVYPDLVKDLVSWGITSISVSPDAIEITRKFIYEAEYEKVHKPK